From one Calypte anna isolate BGI_N300 chromosome 11, bCalAnn1_v1.p, whole genome shotgun sequence genomic stretch:
- the ST3GAL2 gene encoding CMP-N-acetylneuraminate-beta-galactosamide-alpha-2,3-sialyltransferase 2 isoform X2, with product MKCSLRFCFLSTAFLLVFVMSLLFTYSHHSIAYLDPGGLGGIHRVKLVPGYAGLQRLSKGGPYPRGCACHRCLSQDAAAADWFDGRYDGAVSPVWTKENMDLPPDVQRWWMMLQPQFKSHNTHEVLSKLFQIVPGEDPYRSRDPRRCRRCAVVGNSGNLRGSGYGPEIDGHDFIMRMNQAPTVGFEGDVGSRTTHHFMYPESAKNLPANVSFVLVPFKTLDLLWIASALSTGQIRFTYAPVKPFLRVDKEKVQIYNPAFFKYIHDRWTEHHGRYPSTGMLVLFFALHVCDEVNVFGFGADSRGNWHHYWENNRYAGEFRKTGVHDADFEAHIIDMLAKTSKIEVYRGN from the exons ATGAAGTGCTCGCTGCGCTTCTGCTTCCTCTCGACCGCCTTCCTCCTCGTCTTCGTCATGTCCCTCCTCTTCACCTACTCCCACCACAGCATCGCCTACCTGGACCCCGGCGGGCTGGGCGGCATCCACCGGGTGaagctggtgcccggctacgcGGGGCTGCAGCGGCTCAGCAAGGGGGGTCCGTACCCCCGGGGCTGCGCCTGTCACCGCTGCCTGTCCCAGGACGCCGCCGCTGCCGACTGGTTTGACGGGCGCTACGATGGCGCCGTCTCCCCGGTGTGGACCAAGGAGAACATGGACCTGCCGCCCGACGTCCAGAGGTGGTGGATG ATGCTGCAGCCCCAGTTCAAGTCCCACAACACTCACGAAGTCCTGAGCAAACTCTTCCAGATAGTGCCGGGCGAGGATCCCTACCGCTCCCGGGACCcgcgccgctgccgccgctgcgCTGTGGTCGGCAACTCGGGCAACCTGCGTGGCTCCGGATACGGGCCAGAGATCGACGGGCACGACTTCATCATGCG GATGAACCAGGCCCCCACAGTGGGTTTTGAGGGCGATGTGGGCAGCCGGACCACACACCACTTCATGTACCCTGAGAGTGCCAAGAACCTTCCCGCCAACGTCAGCTTCGTGCTGGTGCCCTTCAAAACCCTGGACCTGCTCTGGATCGCCAGTGCCCTCTCCACCGGCCAGATCAGGTT CACATATGCACCTGTGAAGCCTTTTCTGCGGGTGGACAAAGAAAAG GTGCAGATCTACAATCCTGCCTTCTTCAAGTACATCCACGACCGCTGGACGGAGCACCACGGGCGCTACCCCTCCACTGGCATGCTGGTGCTCTTCTTTGCCCTCCACGTTTGTGACGAG GTGAACGTCTTCGGCTTCGGCGCTGACAGCCGAGGCAACTGGCACCACTACTGGGAGAACAACCGCTACGCCGGGGAGTTCCGGAAAACCGGGGTGCACGATGCCGACTTCGAGGCGCACATCATCGACATGCTGGCCAAAACCAGCAAGATTGAGGTTTACCGGGGGAACTGA
- the ST3GAL2 gene encoding CMP-N-acetylneuraminate-beta-galactosamide-alpha-2,3-sialyltransferase 2 isoform X1 produces the protein MLPRCVRTTRMESSSPAALCRSQRPPWPSRPPTMKCSLRFCFLSTAFLLVFVMSLLFTYSHHSIAYLDPGGLGGIHRVKLVPGYAGLQRLSKGGPYPRGCACHRCLSQDAAAADWFDGRYDGAVSPVWTKENMDLPPDVQRWWMMLQPQFKSHNTHEVLSKLFQIVPGEDPYRSRDPRRCRRCAVVGNSGNLRGSGYGPEIDGHDFIMRMNQAPTVGFEGDVGSRTTHHFMYPESAKNLPANVSFVLVPFKTLDLLWIASALSTGQIRFTYAPVKPFLRVDKEKVQIYNPAFFKYIHDRWTEHHGRYPSTGMLVLFFALHVCDEVNVFGFGADSRGNWHHYWENNRYAGEFRKTGVHDADFEAHIIDMLAKTSKIEVYRGN, from the exons ATGCTCCCTCGCTGCGTCCGGACCACGCggatggaaagcagcagcccGGCAG ccctaTGCCGGAGCCAGCGCCCACCCTGGCCCAGCCGCCCGCCCACCATGAAGTGCTCGCTGCGCTTCTGCTTCCTCTCGACCGCCTTCCTCCTCGTCTTCGTCATGTCCCTCCTCTTCACCTACTCCCACCACAGCATCGCCTACCTGGACCCCGGCGGGCTGGGCGGCATCCACCGGGTGaagctggtgcccggctacgcGGGGCTGCAGCGGCTCAGCAAGGGGGGTCCGTACCCCCGGGGCTGCGCCTGTCACCGCTGCCTGTCCCAGGACGCCGCCGCTGCCGACTGGTTTGACGGGCGCTACGATGGCGCCGTCTCCCCGGTGTGGACCAAGGAGAACATGGACCTGCCGCCCGACGTCCAGAGGTGGTGGATG ATGCTGCAGCCCCAGTTCAAGTCCCACAACACTCACGAAGTCCTGAGCAAACTCTTCCAGATAGTGCCGGGCGAGGATCCCTACCGCTCCCGGGACCcgcgccgctgccgccgctgcgCTGTGGTCGGCAACTCGGGCAACCTGCGTGGCTCCGGATACGGGCCAGAGATCGACGGGCACGACTTCATCATGCG GATGAACCAGGCCCCCACAGTGGGTTTTGAGGGCGATGTGGGCAGCCGGACCACACACCACTTCATGTACCCTGAGAGTGCCAAGAACCTTCCCGCCAACGTCAGCTTCGTGCTGGTGCCCTTCAAAACCCTGGACCTGCTCTGGATCGCCAGTGCCCTCTCCACCGGCCAGATCAGGTT CACATATGCACCTGTGAAGCCTTTTCTGCGGGTGGACAAAGAAAAG GTGCAGATCTACAATCCTGCCTTCTTCAAGTACATCCACGACCGCTGGACGGAGCACCACGGGCGCTACCCCTCCACTGGCATGCTGGTGCTCTTCTTTGCCCTCCACGTTTGTGACGAG GTGAACGTCTTCGGCTTCGGCGCTGACAGCCGAGGCAACTGGCACCACTACTGGGAGAACAACCGCTACGCCGGGGAGTTCCGGAAAACCGGGGTGCACGATGCCGACTTCGAGGCGCACATCATCGACATGCTGGCCAAAACCAGCAAGATTGAGGTTTACCGGGGGAACTGA